Proteins from one Phyllobacterium zundukense genomic window:
- a CDS encoding vWA domain-containing protein yields the protein METFASSPETARSESRLADNIVYFARTLRKAGLRVGPASVRDAIEAVLAGGIGSRDDFYWTLHSVLVNRREDHATFDEAFRLYWRSRELIEKMLAMFSPVALARERSKPKAAEARVTKALFKESARNQPGELPPEIDVDARLTFSGKEVLRSKDFAQMSADELSQARRAMDELTLPVDEVKTRRFRSDPKGARIDPRAMMRASLRTGGDLILPKFRSRREVHPPLVVLADISGSMSQYTRIFLHFMHAMMAKRRRVHCFVFGTRLSNITRSLRYRDPDDAIAHCTGAVQDWSGGTRIGETLREFNRHWSRRVLSQGAVVLLITDGLERENTSGLEAEMERLSKSCRRLIWLNPLLRFEGFEPRARGVKAMLPYVDEFRAVHNMDALEDLCRALSRARDNDDDPKRWLHQY from the coding sequence ATGGAAACATTCGCCTCATCACCCGAGACAGCACGGAGCGAAAGCCGCCTTGCGGATAATATCGTCTATTTTGCCCGCACCTTGCGAAAGGCCGGGTTGCGGGTTGGCCCGGCTTCCGTCAGGGATGCGATCGAGGCGGTTTTGGCCGGTGGTATCGGCTCTCGGGATGATTTTTATTGGACACTGCACAGTGTGCTCGTCAACCGCCGCGAGGATCATGCGACATTCGATGAGGCGTTCCGGCTTTACTGGCGCTCTCGCGAACTGATCGAGAAAATGCTGGCCATGTTTTCGCCGGTAGCCTTGGCGCGCGAACGATCAAAGCCAAAGGCTGCCGAAGCTCGCGTAACCAAGGCTCTGTTCAAGGAAAGTGCGCGCAACCAGCCTGGAGAACTCCCGCCCGAGATCGATGTGGATGCACGTTTGACATTTTCCGGCAAGGAAGTGCTGCGGAGCAAGGACTTTGCCCAGATGTCGGCCGATGAGCTCAGCCAGGCGCGCCGGGCGATGGATGAGTTGACGCTGCCCGTCGATGAAGTCAAGACGCGTCGTTTCCGCAGTGACCCCAAGGGCGCGCGTATCGATCCCAGAGCGATGATGCGTGCGAGCCTGCGGACCGGTGGTGATCTCATATTGCCGAAATTTCGCTCGCGTCGCGAAGTGCACCCGCCACTGGTCGTGCTTGCCGATATTTCCGGTTCTATGAGCCAATACACCCGCATTTTCCTGCATTTCATGCATGCGATGATGGCCAAGCGTCGCCGGGTCCACTGCTTCGTCTTTGGCACGCGACTGAGCAACATCACGCGATCCCTGCGCTATCGTGATCCGGACGATGCGATTGCCCATTGCACCGGCGCCGTACAGGACTGGTCGGGGGGTACACGCATCGGAGAGACCTTGCGGGAATTCAATCGTCATTGGTCTAGACGCGTTCTCAGCCAGGGTGCAGTAGTGCTGCTCATTACCGACGGACTGGAGCGCGAGAATACGAGCGGCCTTGAAGCCGAGATGGAGCGGCTGTCGAAATCCTGCCGTCGGCTGATCTGGCTCAATCCCTTGCTCCGATTTGAAGGTTTTGAGCCCCGTGCCCGTGGTGTAAAAGCTATGTTACCGTATGTTGACGAGTTCCGTGCCGTGCACAATATGGATGCTTTGGAGGATTTGTGCCGGGCGCTCAGCCGAGCGCGCGACAACGATGACGATCCGAAGCGCTGGTTGCACCAATATTGA
- a CDS encoding XdhC family protein, whose product MQNPTEQIRDPLLIAESWMAEGRDVAIATVVETWGSAPRPVGSHLVIDEAGNFEGSVSGGCVEGSVIAEAMDVISQGTPRMLEFGVADETAWQVGLSCGGRIKVYVERLG is encoded by the coding sequence ATGCAAAACCCTACTGAACAAATACGCGATCCGTTGCTGATCGCCGAAAGCTGGATGGCCGAAGGCCGTGACGTCGCGATTGCCACCGTCGTGGAAACCTGGGGATCGGCACCGCGCCCGGTCGGTAGCCATCTTGTGATCGATGAAGCAGGCAATTTCGAGGGTTCGGTTTCTGGCGGGTGTGTTGAAGGTTCGGTCATTGCCGAAGCCATGGATGTGATCAGCCAGGGTACACCCCGCATGCTTGAATTCGGTGTCGCCGACGAAACCGCCTGGCAGGTCGGTCTGTCCTGCGGCGGACGTATCAAAGTCTATGTCGAACGGCTGGGCTGA
- a CDS encoding XdhC family protein, producing the protein MDPYCLKKLNAERQARRAALLLTDLGDGRDRVIKEGDPVAGLLGDAVSQAFLSGKSTLAEIEGRSFFLNVHVPSPRLVVIGAVHISQALAPMAKIAGYDMEIIDPRTAFATPERFPDIKLFAEWPQDILEKRPLDHYTAVAVVTHDPKIDDQALERALKAGCFYVGALGSRKTHAKRAERLKALGFNEDEIALIHSPIGLDIGAASPAEIAVAVMAEVIKAFRARGLQTARHLEKTA; encoded by the coding sequence ATGGATCCCTATTGTCTGAAGAAGCTCAATGCAGAACGGCAAGCCCGCCGTGCGGCATTGTTGCTGACTGATCTGGGCGACGGGCGCGACCGCGTGATCAAGGAGGGTGATCCGGTTGCCGGTCTGCTCGGCGATGCGGTCAGCCAAGCGTTCCTGTCCGGAAAATCGACCCTCGCCGAGATCGAGGGCCGATCGTTCTTCCTAAACGTCCACGTGCCGTCGCCACGTCTGGTGGTGATTGGCGCTGTGCACATCAGCCAGGCCCTGGCGCCGATGGCAAAGATTGCTGGATACGATATGGAAATTATCGATCCGCGTACCGCGTTTGCCACGCCGGAGCGCTTCCCGGATATCAAACTCTTTGCAGAATGGCCGCAGGATATACTCGAGAAGCGACCGCTTGATCACTATACGGCGGTTGCTGTCGTCACGCATGACCCGAAAATCGACGATCAGGCGCTGGAGCGGGCGCTAAAAGCGGGATGCTTTTACGTCGGCGCGCTGGGCAGCCGCAAGACCCATGCAAAGCGTGCTGAGCGGCTCAAGGCGCTGGGATTCAACGAGGATGAAATCGCTTTGATTCATTCGCCTATCGGCCTTGATATCGGTGCCGCCAGCCCCGCTGAGATCGCCGTTGCAGTTATGGCCGAGGTGATCAAGGCATTTCGCGCGAGAGGACTCCAAACTGCGCGGCATCTGGAAAAGACAGCATGA
- a CDS encoding molybdopterin-binding/glycosyltransferase family 2 protein → MIFGEIPIEDALGAVLAHSTHVRNVKLKKGHVLKEHDLGQLREAGVTHVIAARLQDADLEENEAAKRITEALQWSGVRAGPASTGRVNCYAETAGLFTVDADLINAVNAVDPSVTIATLKAFDRVEQQQMVATIKIIPFAVPVSVIDRIAELARGHTAFGVRGFAGSRIGLIQTTLASIKPTVLDKTRRVIEARIAANHGVVTSELRPPHASKPLAEAIRKLQKANDFVVVFGASAVVDQDDIVPAAIREAGGAVNHIGMPVDPGNLLILGELDEKPLIGAPGCARSPKENGFDWVLDRLMANVPVTKSDIVAMGVGGLLMEIPTRPQPRDPRPPTARPDVAIALLAAGQSTRMMGPNKLLATFDDVPLIRRSAQTAIEAGGRPVVAVLGHMAEQCSAALDGLNVVIALNKDYASGLASSLQTAIRNVPSSSDGVMMLLADMPALSVTDLQAMIRRFQSAGGQSVVRATFEGKRGNPVILPRILFNEVFSLAGDVGARHLIERGDIPVIDVELGEAAALDVDTPDMLHRAGGTITEPIR, encoded by the coding sequence ATGATCTTTGGTGAAATCCCTATCGAAGATGCGCTTGGCGCCGTCCTTGCGCATTCGACCCATGTCCGGAACGTGAAGCTGAAAAAGGGACATGTCCTCAAGGAGCATGACCTTGGGCAATTGCGCGAAGCAGGCGTGACTCACGTCATTGCGGCGCGCTTGCAAGACGCTGATCTCGAAGAAAACGAAGCGGCCAAACGGATAACGGAAGCATTGCAATGGTCTGGCGTACGGGCGGGGCCAGCATCGACCGGCCGGGTCAATTGTTATGCCGAAACGGCCGGGCTTTTCACGGTAGATGCTGACTTGATCAATGCCGTCAATGCGGTCGATCCCTCCGTGACGATCGCGACGTTGAAAGCGTTCGACAGGGTTGAGCAGCAGCAGATGGTTGCGACCATCAAGATCATTCCTTTTGCAGTCCCTGTGTCTGTAATTGACAGGATCGCGGAGTTGGCACGTGGTCACACGGCCTTTGGAGTGCGCGGTTTCGCAGGCTCACGCATCGGTTTGATCCAGACGACACTGGCGTCAATCAAGCCGACAGTGCTCGACAAGACGCGCCGCGTCATCGAAGCACGGATTGCAGCCAACCATGGCGTTGTGACATCTGAACTGCGCCCGCCCCATGCGAGCAAACCGCTGGCGGAAGCGATACGCAAGTTGCAGAAAGCAAATGATTTCGTCGTCGTGTTTGGCGCCTCCGCCGTGGTCGATCAGGATGATATCGTTCCCGCGGCAATCAGGGAGGCAGGCGGCGCTGTTAATCATATCGGCATGCCGGTCGATCCGGGAAATCTGCTGATCCTCGGCGAACTTGACGAAAAGCCGTTGATCGGCGCTCCCGGTTGCGCGAGAAGCCCCAAGGAAAACGGCTTTGACTGGGTGCTCGACCGGCTGATGGCGAATGTGCCGGTGACCAAGTCAGACATCGTCGCAATGGGTGTAGGGGGCTTGTTGATGGAAATTCCGACGCGACCGCAGCCGCGCGATCCACGGCCGCCGACGGCGCGGCCCGACGTTGCGATCGCTCTGCTCGCTGCCGGTCAGTCGACCCGTATGATGGGTCCAAACAAATTGCTGGCCACTTTCGATGATGTGCCGCTGATACGCCGCTCGGCGCAAACTGCGATCGAGGCGGGTGGGCGCCCTGTCGTCGCCGTGCTCGGGCATATGGCAGAGCAATGCAGCGCGGCGCTGGATGGGCTCAATGTGGTGATCGCCCTCAACAAGGACTACGCCAGCGGGCTAGCCTCATCGCTGCAAACCGCGATCAGGAACGTACCATCGTCGTCCGATGGCGTGATGATGCTTCTGGCCGACATGCCTGCTTTGTCCGTGACTGATCTGCAGGCCATGATCAGGCGTTTTCAAAGCGCCGGCGGTCAATCCGTCGTGAGGGCGACTTTTGAGGGCAAGCGCGGCAATCCAGTTATCCTGCCACGCATCTTGTTCAACGAAGTGTTCAGTCTGGCGGGTGATGTAGGTGCACGTCATTTGATCGAGCGTGGCGATATTCCTGTCATCGATGTGGAGCTTGGCGAGGCGGCGGCCCTTGACGTCGATACGCCGGATATGCTGCATCGCGCGGGTGGTACAATTACCGAGCCCATCCGATAG
- a CDS encoding alpha/beta hydrolase, which yields MIRSFILGVLAFVCLSSPAAALQLEPYKDDLFAYPGILKTGDGGDYVVVDYNEMRDINGRDQVPERRVKQNYISLQPKRSQKDLVVTTDKGPLKVMAVGELSGASVITIYLHGQGGNRQQGMNDFTFGGNFNRLKNLMDRNEGLYITPEFSDFGDKGESEVAGVIDYFKAQSPQAKLFVACGSMGGSLCWKLAQDAETSTHISGLIILGSLWDEHFIGSASFKRRVPVFFGHGSRDPVFAVEKQQAFYQKIRTSAPGYPARFHRFESGNHGTPIRMTDWRGVLNWMLSASR from the coding sequence TTGATCAGGTCCTTTATTCTCGGCGTATTGGCGTTCGTTTGCCTTTCGAGCCCCGCTGCGGCATTGCAGCTCGAACCCTACAAGGATGATCTCTTTGCCTATCCCGGGATTCTCAAGACCGGCGACGGCGGCGACTATGTCGTGGTCGATTATAACGAGATGCGGGATATCAACGGTCGCGATCAGGTGCCGGAACGGCGTGTCAAGCAGAACTACATCTCACTTCAGCCGAAACGTTCGCAAAAGGACCTTGTCGTTACGACAGACAAGGGTCCGCTAAAGGTCATGGCGGTGGGGGAACTTTCAGGTGCGTCTGTCATTACCATTTATCTGCACGGCCAGGGCGGCAACCGCCAGCAAGGCATGAACGACTTTACGTTTGGAGGTAACTTCAATCGCCTGAAAAACCTGATGGACCGCAACGAGGGACTCTACATCACACCGGAATTCAGTGACTTCGGTGACAAGGGCGAAAGCGAAGTCGCAGGTGTGATAGATTATTTCAAGGCGCAATCGCCACAAGCAAAACTCTTCGTCGCTTGTGGGTCGATGGGTGGCTCGTTGTGCTGGAAGCTGGCGCAGGATGCCGAAACGTCCACGCACATCTCAGGCCTGATCATTCTCGGATCGCTGTGGGATGAGCACTTTATTGGATCAGCTTCGTTTAAACGCCGAGTACCGGTCTTCTTCGGCCATGGCAGCCGTGATCCGGTTTTTGCTGTCGAGAAGCAGCAGGCATTTTACCAGAAGATAAGGACATCGGCACCGGGGTATCCCGCGCGGTTTCATCGATTTGAGAGCGGCAATCATGGTACACCAATTCGCATGACCGACTGGCGCGGGGTACTCAACTGGATGCTGTCGGCCTCCCGCTGA
- a CDS encoding diacylglycerol/lipid kinase family protein produces the protein MKIHAVFNRDGGTFRTMDIKLFAKTAKEIFEKHGHTFESEIVPGKSVVKTLQKVASEVGEHVLMAGGGDGTISAAADVAWKAKVPLAVLPAGTMNLFARALKIPLDINVALESLASGTIQAVDISTANEESFVHQFSIGFQPQMIKLRNTLEYRSRWGKRLASIRAFAKAMGNPPRFAVRLVIDGIPTERTVSAISISNNPYGSGVLPVPDNVDHGELGVYVAGGLTPGAIVKLAFSVLTGSWRRNPDVDEILAKDVELHFPHLRRGAKATIDGELIPLARDVKIAIHVGELQVLVPQVRLSI, from the coding sequence ATGAAAATCCATGCTGTTTTTAACCGCGATGGCGGTACGTTTCGCACCATGGATATCAAGTTGTTCGCGAAAACAGCCAAGGAAATTTTTGAAAAGCATGGCCATACGTTTGAGAGCGAGATTGTACCCGGCAAAAGTGTTGTGAAGACGTTGCAAAAAGTTGCTAGCGAGGTGGGCGAGCACGTTCTCATGGCCGGCGGCGGCGACGGCACGATTTCGGCCGCCGCGGATGTTGCCTGGAAAGCAAAGGTGCCGCTCGCAGTCCTGCCCGCTGGAACAATGAATCTTTTTGCACGCGCCCTGAAAATTCCGCTAGATATTAACGTAGCCTTGGAAAGCCTCGCCAGCGGCACCATCCAGGCGGTCGACATTTCTACCGCCAACGAGGAAAGCTTCGTTCATCAGTTCTCGATTGGTTTCCAGCCGCAGATGATCAAGCTCCGCAACACCTTGGAGTATCGCTCCCGCTGGGGTAAGCGTCTTGCAAGCATCCGCGCATTCGCCAAAGCCATGGGCAATCCGCCGCGCTTCGCCGTGCGCCTAGTCATCGACGGCATCCCGACAGAGCGAACCGTTTCCGCTATCTCGATTTCGAATAATCCTTATGGTAGCGGCGTTTTACCGGTGCCTGACAACGTCGACCACGGCGAATTGGGCGTCTACGTTGCCGGAGGCCTAACCCCCGGCGCTATAGTAAAGTTGGCGTTTAGCGTTCTGACCGGGTCGTGGCGCCGCAACCCCGACGTCGACGAAATTCTTGCCAAGGACGTTGAGCTACACTTCCCGCACCTGCGGCGCGGCGCAAAGGCGACCATAGACGGCGAGTTGATCCCGCTCGCGCGAGACGTCAAAATCGCCATTCACGTGGGAGAACTTCAGGTTCTTGTCCCCCAAGTCAGGCTTTCCATATGA
- a CDS encoding glucoamylase family protein translates to MHQRVDLRNPLDADDSDDFLLEQVQRASFRYFWEGAHPQSGLARDRSGRTSDPNNDLVAIGGSGFGFMAVLIAIERGWIARDEARLRIEKMLSALERTKRYRGVFPHFINGVDGTTVPFTRLDDGGDLVETSLLVQGLICVRQYFASHAPENTAIRDRINRIWRSVQWDSHIKPGEKLLYWHHSPKFGWARNVPIRGWNEALITYVLAAASPDHGIDPEIYHEGFASNGAFINGRDYYGVRLPLGPDFGGPMFFAHYSFCGLDPRGLIDHYADYWLQNCSHAEINYLHSVHNPHGYIGYGQACWGLSSSHGPRGYKVSSPGSDFGLIAPTASLSSLPYVPEHSMRALRYFLTLPHGKVNGRFGFVDAFSLSRNWFARTYLAIDQGPTIAMIENHRSGLLWKLFMSAPEIQNSLRSLGFASPHLLGSREPNQD, encoded by the coding sequence ATGCATCAAAGAGTTGATTTGCGAAATCCGTTGGATGCGGACGACAGCGATGACTTTCTGCTGGAACAGGTGCAGCGGGCGAGTTTCCGCTATTTCTGGGAAGGTGCTCATCCGCAAAGCGGTCTCGCGCGTGACCGGTCCGGCCGGACGTCCGATCCGAATAATGATCTCGTCGCCATTGGCGGATCTGGCTTCGGTTTCATGGCTGTCCTCATTGCCATTGAGCGGGGCTGGATTGCGCGCGATGAAGCACGGCTCCGCATTGAAAAAATGTTGTCAGCGCTCGAGCGCACGAAACGCTACCGAGGCGTCTTTCCGCACTTCATCAATGGCGTGGATGGTACGACCGTACCCTTTACACGCCTGGATGATGGTGGTGACCTGGTTGAAACATCACTTCTCGTTCAAGGACTGATTTGTGTCCGGCAATATTTTGCTTCCCACGCCCCCGAAAACACCGCTATCCGTGACAGGATCAATCGGATCTGGCGATCGGTCCAGTGGGATTCCCACATCAAACCGGGTGAAAAGCTACTCTATTGGCATCACAGTCCAAAATTTGGCTGGGCGCGCAATGTCCCGATCCGGGGCTGGAACGAAGCGCTGATCACTTACGTCCTGGCTGCCGCCTCCCCTGACCATGGCATCGATCCAGAGATTTATCATGAAGGTTTTGCGTCAAATGGCGCCTTCATCAATGGGCGAGACTATTACGGCGTCAGGTTACCATTGGGCCCGGATTTTGGCGGCCCCATGTTCTTTGCACACTATTCTTTCTGCGGTCTCGATCCGCGTGGCCTTATAGACCACTACGCCGACTACTGGTTGCAGAATTGTAGCCACGCGGAAATCAACTACCTGCACAGCGTTCACAATCCACATGGTTATATCGGCTATGGTCAAGCATGCTGGGGCCTATCTTCCAGTCACGGTCCGAGAGGCTACAAGGTAAGTTCGCCTGGTTCAGATTTCGGGTTGATTGCCCCCACTGCCTCCCTCAGTAGCCTGCCATACGTTCCAGAACACTCCATGCGTGCCTTGCGTTATTTCCTGACGCTTCCCCATGGAAAGGTGAACGGCAGGTTTGGCTTCGTCGATGCGTTTTCGCTTTCCAGAAACTGGTTCGCCAGAACCTACCTCGCCATAGACCAGGGCCCGACCATTGCTATGATCGAAAATCATAGAAGCGGCCTACTATGGAAGCTCTTCATGAGCGCGCCGGAAATCCAGAATTCTCTGCGAAGCCTTGGCTTTGCAAGCCCTCATCTGCTCGGATCGCGGGAACCAAACCAAGACTGA
- a CDS encoding fumarylacetoacetate hydrolase family protein gives MHQNEFVFEPLPQPSLRVIGSDKLFPVHRIYCVGRNYADHAIEMGHDPDREPPFFFQKNPDCLLTDGHDFPYPSATKDVHFEMEMVVALGKGGSDIVTENALDHVFGYAVGLDMTRRDLQGEAKKLGRPWEVGKAFEASAPCSAVVPATHIGHPAKGAVWLKVNGAERQRGDLDQMIWKVPETISYLSTLFTLQAGDLIYTGTPAGVGAILPGDEMIGGVDGIGEIRVRVV, from the coding sequence ATGCATCAGAATGAATTTGTTTTCGAGCCGCTTCCGCAACCGTCTTTGCGGGTGATCGGCTCTGACAAGCTGTTTCCGGTTCATCGGATTTATTGTGTCGGGCGGAATTATGCTGATCACGCCATCGAGATGGGACACGACCCTGACCGCGAGCCGCCGTTTTTCTTTCAAAAAAATCCGGATTGCCTTCTCACGGATGGTCACGATTTCCCTTATCCGTCTGCGACAAAGGATGTCCATTTCGAAATGGAAATGGTTGTTGCGCTTGGAAAGGGTGGCTCTGACATTGTCACTGAAAATGCGCTCGATCATGTATTTGGCTATGCAGTTGGTCTCGATATGACACGCCGCGATCTGCAAGGGGAAGCCAAGAAGCTTGGGCGTCCTTGGGAAGTTGGAAAGGCATTCGAAGCTTCTGCGCCCTGTTCTGCTGTCGTGCCTGCCACACACATAGGTCATCCTGCCAAGGGTGCAGTCTGGTTGAAAGTCAACGGAGCTGAACGACAGCGCGGTGACCTCGATCAAATGATTTGGAAAGTACCGGAGACGATCAGCTATCTCTCGACACTGTTTACACTGCAAGCCGGCGATCTCATCTATACAGGTACTCCAGCGGGCGTGGGCGCTATTTTGCCTGGCGACGAAATGATCGGAGGGGTGGACGGAATTGGCGAAATACGCGTGCGTGTTGTCTGA
- the mprF gene encoding bifunctional lysylphosphatidylglycerol flippase/synthetase MprF, with translation MTSIPGNEKQTRRIEARAQSRLPWGKKTKSALFAFFGIAVAVIGLLVLDHLSSGISIHDVKQSIHAIPGSVLLTALFFTFVSFAAVALYDVVAVETIAPGRVPYHISAMAGGAGYAISNALGFSLLTGGALRYRVYAAEGIDIADIGRIIGTSWMAIWFAFTILIAVALVIDPSRIPWLFSFGPVLDQLIGILVLFAVAVLLYWLSRRERTLNIGRLSVRLPSSQGALLQILAGLVDVAAAAATLYVLLPAGSVNSIPAFALVYVVAVALGIISHAPGGIGAFEATIVAGLGLGQNPDAIAALVAYRVIYTLIPFLMAIAGFVVSEALRRRHLIAGPTISAVRMFEPLIPPLSAGIAFLGGIVLLISAVIPDLHHRLEMLADILPLPFLEMSHLGASFVGLALLIVARGLARRLWRAWFLALILFSLGAIFALSKAFAWEEALMLALMAGTLLLFRDSFYRKPLGEHFSLSWGWLASVGTTAFSILWLGLFAYRHVEYANQLWWEFAWDAQASRFLRVSVLILTFLAAITINTIINGVGRGKLRAQPIPEQVPDLVAMSPSASDALALLGDKRFLMDPQGKGFVMYARSGGSLVSMGEPVGSDDVIADLAWAFRGLADRTGTRTVFYGVGPERLPLFLDMGLTALKLGEVARVDLSDFSLEGSKRQPLRYAARRLEKEGISFEILPKGQTADIMDELRAVSDAWLEMKSGSEKRFSLGSFENAYLSHFDIAVLRKEGAIVAFANVWRGAGNQEIAVDLMRHVPDASSVIMDGLFANLLMAAKGEGYRWFNLGAAPLSGLSDSHLASRWNRIGSFIYRRGAEFYRFDGLRAFKDKFGPKWTPYYLICPPGLATPRSLIDATNLVSGSPFEVFKR, from the coding sequence ATGACGTCCATTCCTGGCAACGAAAAGCAAACACGCAGGATCGAAGCTCGCGCGCAGTCAAGACTGCCGTGGGGCAAGAAGACAAAATCAGCATTGTTCGCGTTTTTCGGAATTGCGGTTGCCGTGATCGGCTTGCTGGTTCTGGATCATCTTTCCAGCGGCATTTCAATCCATGATGTCAAGCAATCCATCCATGCCATACCAGGCAGCGTCCTGTTGACTGCGCTATTCTTTACATTTGTGAGTTTCGCCGCCGTTGCGCTCTATGATGTGGTTGCTGTCGAAACAATCGCGCCGGGGCGGGTACCTTATCACATATCAGCCATGGCGGGTGGCGCGGGATATGCAATCTCAAACGCTCTCGGGTTTTCCCTCCTTACCGGCGGCGCACTTCGCTATCGGGTCTATGCTGCCGAAGGGATAGATATTGCCGACATCGGCCGGATTATCGGTACTTCCTGGATGGCGATATGGTTTGCGTTCACCATTCTGATTGCTGTCGCCCTCGTCATCGATCCCTCACGGATACCCTGGCTATTTTCGTTCGGACCGGTTCTCGATCAACTGATCGGTATATTGGTTCTATTTGCTGTGGCCGTCCTGTTGTACTGGCTCTCCCGCCGCGAGCGCACCCTCAACATCGGCCGGCTATCTGTCCGCTTGCCCTCGTCGCAGGGTGCGCTGCTGCAGATTTTGGCCGGCCTCGTGGATGTGGCCGCCGCCGCGGCGACGCTCTATGTGCTGCTTCCGGCGGGATCGGTGAACAGCATTCCAGCGTTTGCTCTCGTCTACGTGGTGGCTGTCGCTCTCGGTATCATCAGCCATGCACCCGGCGGCATTGGTGCGTTTGAAGCGACCATAGTTGCGGGCCTTGGGCTGGGGCAAAATCCCGACGCTATTGCGGCGCTTGTCGCGTATCGTGTCATCTACACCCTCATACCATTCTTGATGGCGATAGCCGGTTTCGTCGTTTCTGAAGCATTGCGCCGCCGCCATCTCATCGCTGGCCCGACCATTTCCGCAGTGCGAATGTTTGAGCCGCTCATACCTCCACTTTCGGCTGGTATCGCCTTTCTTGGCGGTATCGTTCTGCTTATTTCCGCGGTCATTCCCGATCTTCACCACCGGCTGGAAATGCTTGCCGACATATTGCCCTTGCCATTTCTGGAAATGTCCCATCTTGGCGCAAGCTTCGTCGGGTTGGCGTTGCTGATCGTTGCGCGGGGCCTCGCACGGCGTCTGTGGCGCGCTTGGTTCCTTGCGCTGATCCTCTTCAGCCTTGGGGCGATCTTCGCATTGAGCAAGGCCTTTGCCTGGGAAGAAGCGCTTATGCTTGCTTTGATGGCAGGCACGCTTCTGCTATTTCGCGATTCATTTTATCGCAAACCGCTGGGTGAACATTTCAGCTTGTCCTGGGGTTGGCTGGCCAGCGTCGGCACAACGGCGTTTTCCATTCTCTGGCTCGGTCTTTTCGCCTATCGGCATGTCGAATATGCGAATCAACTGTGGTGGGAGTTTGCCTGGGATGCGCAGGCATCGCGTTTCCTTCGCGTCTCTGTCCTCATCCTGACCTTTCTTGCGGCGATAACGATCAATACAATCATCAATGGTGTTGGCCGGGGCAAACTGCGCGCCCAGCCTATTCCTGAACAAGTGCCCGATCTCGTTGCTATGTCCCCGAGCGCTTCGGATGCGCTTGCTTTGCTTGGCGACAAGCGCTTCCTGATGGACCCTCAAGGTAAAGGCTTTGTCATGTATGCCCGTTCCGGCGGTAGTCTGGTTTCAATGGGTGAGCCAGTGGGCAGCGACGATGTGATTGCCGATCTGGCATGGGCTTTTCGAGGACTGGCAGACCGTACAGGTACGAGAACAGTATTCTATGGAGTGGGGCCTGAAAGACTGCCTTTGTTCCTGGACATGGGCTTGACCGCCCTGAAGCTGGGCGAAGTCGCACGCGTTGATCTTAGCGATTTCTCGCTTGAGGGCTCCAAGCGCCAGCCCTTGCGCTATGCCGCTCGGCGTCTGGAAAAGGAAGGGATCAGTTTCGAGATTCTTCCAAAGGGCCAAACCGCGGATATCATGGATGAGCTTCGCGCCGTGTCGGATGCCTGGCTCGAAATGAAATCCGGTTCCGAGAAGCGTTTCTCGCTTGGCTCGTTCGAGAACGCCTACCTTTCACACTTCGACATCGCAGTGCTGCGCAAGGAAGGCGCGATCGTGGCCTTTGCCAATGTGTGGCGCGGTGCGGGCAATCAGGAAATCGCCGTTGATCTGATGCGGCATGTGCCTGATGCATCCAGCGTCATTATGGATGGTTTGTTCGCCAATCTCCTGATGGCCGCGAAGGGCGAAGGCTATCGCTGGTTCAATCTTGGCGCTGCGCCCCTGTCGGGCCTTTCCGACAGCCATCTGGCCTCCCGATGGAACCGCATCGGTTCATTTATCTACCGTCGCGGCGCTGAATTTTACCGGTTTGACGGATTGCGCGCTTTCAAGGATAAGTTCGGCCCGAAATGGACTCCCTATTATCTGATTTGCCCCCCGGGCCTCGCGACACCTCGTTCGCTGATCGATGCGACAAACCTGGTGAGCGGCAGCCCCTTCGAGGTCTTTAAACGATGA